A genomic region of Elaeis guineensis isolate ETL-2024a chromosome 9, EG11, whole genome shotgun sequence contains the following coding sequences:
- the LOC105051546 gene encoding leucine-rich repeat receptor protein kinase HPCA1 isoform X2 codes for MVILPIKHLEAISLVSMNHQRLISRGCWVCLLTLIFLTSIISADTLPEEAAALHSLAESWENQPQSWVGLDPCGTNWVGISCSNSHIIIITLPGLGLGGTLSAEIQNLPELVALDLSYNEGLNGPIPQSIGNLVKLRYLVLVGCSFSGNIPPELGNLARLSFLSLNSNNLRGSIPGSLGNLSELTWLDITDNELSGPIPVSSENSLGLDMLTNCKHFHFGKNNLSGAIPPKLFHSDMRLLHVLFDSNSLSGSIPPTIGLVQSLTAIRLDRNHLNGYVPSNLNNLTSLTELHLSNNQLIGPFPNLTGMNALIYLDLSNNSFDESEVPPWFSTLSSLTTIMLEYLKVGGQIPTSLFEFPQLQTVRFRNNQFNGTLDLGTNYSSQLYLVDLQNNDIQKLNYGVYPNQLILDGNPYCNQGGTSDSKDCTVPPQSNSTAYVTPILNCGNIVCPSDQDLSPHCNCSYPYVGTIYFRFITFSNTDNPKHYQVLEEGLSKTFEDNQIPVDSVSVQDPHINNNNYLQIDFWFFPAGKLRFDAYDVAKMSNLFSNVTFKAPSDFGPYYFIARPYTAELGSKSKKVPVIVGATVGAVVLALIVIILIIFALRQKRKASKAKELSQPFGSWDPSKSSGSAPDLKGPKWFSFEELKKCTDNFAEHNDIGTGGYGKVYRGTLANGQQVAVKRAQQGSMQGGLEFKSEIETLSRVHHRNLVSLVGFCFDQGEQMLVYEYVPNGSLKESLSGKSGIRLDWKKRLWVALGAARGLTYLHELANPRIVHRDIKSNNILLDNHLNAKVSDFGLSKPIGDENKGYITTQVKGTMGYLDPEYYMTQQLTEKSDVYSFGVLLLELVTARRPIERGRHVVREVRAAIDKSKELCGLHDLVDPIIGLGTTPAGFGRFIDLAMKCVEESSVDRPLMSEVVKEIENIVPLTGMNLHVRSTSTSESFVTRTRDHPYSSNSSFDYSGGPFSPKIEPK; via the exons ATGGTTATACTGCCAATCAAACACCTTGAAGCTATCTCTTTGGTTTCAATGAATCATCAGAGATTAATCAGTCGAGGCTGTTGGGTGTGTTTGCTGACTCTAATATTTCTGACTTCAATCATCTCTGCAGATACTCTTCCTGAAGAAg CTGCTGCTCTCCATTCACTGGCCGAGAGTTGGGAAAATCAACCTCAAAGCTGGGTCGGTTTGGATCCTTGTGGAACTAATTGGGTTGGAATCAGTTGCTCCAATTCTCACATCATTATTAT AACATTACCAGGATTGGGGCTTGGTGGGACTCTTTCTGCGGAAATTCAGAATCTGCCTGAATTGGTGGCTCT GGACCTGTCTTACAATGAGGGTTTGAATGGACCAATTCCCCAATCTATTGGGAATCTGGTGAAACTAAGATACTT GGTCCTTGTTGGTTGCAGTTTTAGTGGTAATATCCCACCAGAATTAGGCAACCTAGCACGGCTCTCCTTCTT ATCTCTGAATTCTAACAACTTACGTGGATCCATCCCTGGTTCTCTTGGTAACCTGTCAGAACTTACTTGGTTAGATATAACCGACAATGAGCTTTCTGGACCCATTCCTGTCTCCAGTGAAAATAGCCTCGGCCTGGATATGTTGACCAATTGCAAGCACTT TCATTTTGGCAAGAACAATCTCTCTGGAGCCATTCCACCCAAACTCTTCCACTCAGACATGCGTCTGCTACATGT GCTTTTTGATAGCAATAGCTTGTCAGGAAGCATCCCTCCCACGATAGGACTTGTGCAATCCTTGACAGCTAT TCGTCTTGACAGGAATCACTTGAATGGTTATGTTCCTTCAAACCTCAATAATCTTACCAGCCTTACAGAATT GCACTTATCGAACAACCAGCTGATTGGTCCCTTCCCAAACTTAACTGGAATGAATGCGCTTATTTATTT GGACTTGAGCAACAACAGTTTCGATGAGTCGGAAGTTCCACCTTGGTTTTCAACTTTGTCATCATTGACAACAAT AATGTTGGAATACTTAAAAGTTGGAGGGCAAATACCAACGTCTCTATTTGAGTTTCCACAGCTACAGACTGT GAGGTTTAGGAACAACCAGTTTAATGGCACTTTGGATCTAGGAACCAACTACAGCAGCCAGCTCTACCTTGTTGATCTGCAGAACAATGATATTCAAAAACTCAACTATGGAGTGTACCCCAACCAACTAAT ACTTGATGGCAATCCATACTGTAACCAAGGGGGAACAAGTGACAGCAAGGATTGCACAGTTCCACCACAATCCAATTCCACTGCATATGTGACTCCCATATTGAATTGTGGGAACATTGTCTGTCCTTCAGATCAAGACCTCAGTCCTCATTGTAACTGCTCATATCCATATGTGGGCACCATATATTTCAGGTTTATTACCTTCTCAAACACAGATAATCCAAAACATTATCAAGTTCTGGAAGAAGGTCTCTCCAAGACATTTGAGGATAACCAAATTCCGGTGGACTCGGTGTCCGTCCAAGACCCACACATAAATAACAACAACTACCTTCAAATTGATTTCTGGTTCTTTCCAGCTGGAAAGTTACGTTTTGATGCATACGATGTTGCTAAAATGTCGAACTTGTTCAGCAATGTAACCTTCAAGGCCCCATCTGATTTTGGTCCCTATTATTTCATTGCAAGACCATATACGG CTGAATTGGGTTCGAAATCAAAAAAAGTGCCAGTGATTGTTGGAGCAACAGTTGGTGCAGTGGTTCTTGCACTTATAGTTATCATTTTGATCATTTTTGCACTTCGACAAAAGAGAAAGGCTTCAAAGGCTAAAGAATTAAGCCAGCCTTTTG GATCTTGGGACCCGAGCAAAAGCAGTGGTAGCGCTCCAGACTTGAAGGGCCCAAAATGGTTTTCATTTGAAGAATTGAAGAAATGCACGGACAACTTCGCAGAGCACAATGACATTGGGACTGGTGGTTATGGAAag GTTTACCGAGGAACACTTGCTAATGGGCAACAAGTTGCCGTCAAAAGAGCTCAACAGGGATCCATGCAAGGTGGCCTTGAATTCAAATCAGAGATTGAGACACTGAGCAGGGTTCACCATAGGAACCTCGTCAGTCTTGTTGGCTTTTGCTTTGACCAAGGTGAACAAATGTTGGTGTATGAGTATGTTCCAAATGGCTCTCTAAAAGAAAGTCTCTCAG GTAAGTCTGGAATTCGTTTAGATTGGAAAAAGAGACTTTGGGTTGCCCTTGGTGCAGCAAGAGGTCTTACTTACCTACATGAGCTTGCAAACCCCCGGATAGTTCATAGAGATATCAAGTCAAACAACATCCTTCTTGACAATCATCTAAATGCAAAAGTTTCTGATTTTGGTCTCTCTAAGCCAATAGGCGATGAAAATAAAGGTTACATTACAACTCAAGTTAAAGGGACAATG GGCTACTTAGATCCTGAATATTATATGACCCAGCAGTTGACTGAGAAGAGTGATGTGTATAGCTTTGGTGTTCTACTTCTGGAACTGGTAACTGCAAGAAGACCTATAGAGCGAGGACGACACGTTGTAAGGGAGGTTAGGGCTGCTATAGACAAGTCGAAAGAGCTGTGTGGTCTCCATGACCTTGTTGATCCTATAATTGGGTTAGGCACCACACCAGCAGGGTTTGGTCGATTCATCGACCTGGCGATGAAGTGTGTGGAGGAATCTAGTGTTGATCGGCCTTTAATGAGTGAGGTGGTGAAGGAGATTGAGAACATCGTTCCATTGACTGGCATGAACCTGCATGTCAGATCCACTTCGACTTCTGAAAGCTTTGTAACAAGGACTAGGGACCATCCGTACAGCAGCAACTCTTCCTTTGATTACAGTGGTGGGCCATTTTCTCCCAAGATAGAACCTAAGTGA
- the LOC105051546 gene encoding leucine-rich repeat receptor protein kinase HPCA1 isoform X3 → MVILPIKHLEAISLVSMNHQRLISRGCWVCLLTLIFLTSIISADTLPEEAAALHSLAESWENQPQSWVGLDPCGTNWVGISCSNSHIIIITLPGLGLGGTLSAEIQNLPELVALDLSYNEGLNGPIPQSIGNLVKLRYLVLVGCSFSGNIPPELGNLARLSFLSLNSNNLRGSIPGSLGNLSELTWLDITDNELSGPIPVSSENSLGLDMLTNCKHFHFGKNNLSGAIPPKLFHSDMRLLHVLFDSNSLSGSIPPTIGLVQSLTAMNHLNGYVPSNLNNLTSLTELHLSNNQLIGPFPNLTGMNALIYLDLSNNSFDESEVPPWFSTLSSLTTIMLEYLKVGGQIPTSLFEFPQLQTVRFRNNQFNGTLDLGTNYSSQLYLVDLQNNDIQKLNYGVYPNQLILDGNPYCNQGGTSDSKDCTVPPQSNSTAYVTPILNCGNIVCPSDQDLSPHCNCSYPYVGTIYFRFITFSNTDNPKHYQVLEEGLSKTFEDNQIPVDSVSVQDPHINNNNYLQIDFWFFPAGKLRFDAYDVAKMSNLFSNVTFKAPSDFGPYYFIARPYTEAELGSKSKKVPVIVGATVGAVVLALIVIILIIFALRQKRKASKAKELSQPFGSWDPSKSSGSAPDLKGPKWFSFEELKKCTDNFAEHNDIGTGGYGKVYRGTLANGQQVAVKRAQQGSMQGGLEFKSEIETLSRVHHRNLVSLVGFCFDQGEQMLVYEYVPNGSLKESLSGKSGIRLDWKKRLWVALGAARGLTYLHELANPRIVHRDIKSNNILLDNHLNAKVSDFGLSKPIGDENKGYITTQVKGTMGYLDPEYYMTQQLTEKSDVYSFGVLLLELVTARRPIERGRHVVREVRAAIDKSKELCGLHDLVDPIIGLGTTPAGFGRFIDLAMKCVEESSVDRPLMSEVVKEIENIVPLTGMNLHVRSTSTSESFVTRTRDHPYSSNSSFDYSGGPFSPKIEPK, encoded by the exons ATGGTTATACTGCCAATCAAACACCTTGAAGCTATCTCTTTGGTTTCAATGAATCATCAGAGATTAATCAGTCGAGGCTGTTGGGTGTGTTTGCTGACTCTAATATTTCTGACTTCAATCATCTCTGCAGATACTCTTCCTGAAGAAg CTGCTGCTCTCCATTCACTGGCCGAGAGTTGGGAAAATCAACCTCAAAGCTGGGTCGGTTTGGATCCTTGTGGAACTAATTGGGTTGGAATCAGTTGCTCCAATTCTCACATCATTATTAT AACATTACCAGGATTGGGGCTTGGTGGGACTCTTTCTGCGGAAATTCAGAATCTGCCTGAATTGGTGGCTCT GGACCTGTCTTACAATGAGGGTTTGAATGGACCAATTCCCCAATCTATTGGGAATCTGGTGAAACTAAGATACTT GGTCCTTGTTGGTTGCAGTTTTAGTGGTAATATCCCACCAGAATTAGGCAACCTAGCACGGCTCTCCTTCTT ATCTCTGAATTCTAACAACTTACGTGGATCCATCCCTGGTTCTCTTGGTAACCTGTCAGAACTTACTTGGTTAGATATAACCGACAATGAGCTTTCTGGACCCATTCCTGTCTCCAGTGAAAATAGCCTCGGCCTGGATATGTTGACCAATTGCAAGCACTT TCATTTTGGCAAGAACAATCTCTCTGGAGCCATTCCACCCAAACTCTTCCACTCAGACATGCGTCTGCTACATGT GCTTTTTGATAGCAATAGCTTGTCAGGAAGCATCCCTCCCACGATAGGACTTGTGCAATCCTTGACAGCTAT GAATCACTTGAATGGTTATGTTCCTTCAAACCTCAATAATCTTACCAGCCTTACAGAATT GCACTTATCGAACAACCAGCTGATTGGTCCCTTCCCAAACTTAACTGGAATGAATGCGCTTATTTATTT GGACTTGAGCAACAACAGTTTCGATGAGTCGGAAGTTCCACCTTGGTTTTCAACTTTGTCATCATTGACAACAAT AATGTTGGAATACTTAAAAGTTGGAGGGCAAATACCAACGTCTCTATTTGAGTTTCCACAGCTACAGACTGT GAGGTTTAGGAACAACCAGTTTAATGGCACTTTGGATCTAGGAACCAACTACAGCAGCCAGCTCTACCTTGTTGATCTGCAGAACAATGATATTCAAAAACTCAACTATGGAGTGTACCCCAACCAACTAAT ACTTGATGGCAATCCATACTGTAACCAAGGGGGAACAAGTGACAGCAAGGATTGCACAGTTCCACCACAATCCAATTCCACTGCATATGTGACTCCCATATTGAATTGTGGGAACATTGTCTGTCCTTCAGATCAAGACCTCAGTCCTCATTGTAACTGCTCATATCCATATGTGGGCACCATATATTTCAGGTTTATTACCTTCTCAAACACAGATAATCCAAAACATTATCAAGTTCTGGAAGAAGGTCTCTCCAAGACATTTGAGGATAACCAAATTCCGGTGGACTCGGTGTCCGTCCAAGACCCACACATAAATAACAACAACTACCTTCAAATTGATTTCTGGTTCTTTCCAGCTGGAAAGTTACGTTTTGATGCATACGATGTTGCTAAAATGTCGAACTTGTTCAGCAATGTAACCTTCAAGGCCCCATCTGATTTTGGTCCCTATTATTTCATTGCAAGACCATATACGG AAGCTGAATTGGGTTCGAAATCAAAAAAAGTGCCAGTGATTGTTGGAGCAACAGTTGGTGCAGTGGTTCTTGCACTTATAGTTATCATTTTGATCATTTTTGCACTTCGACAAAAGAGAAAGGCTTCAAAGGCTAAAGAATTAAGCCAGCCTTTTG GATCTTGGGACCCGAGCAAAAGCAGTGGTAGCGCTCCAGACTTGAAGGGCCCAAAATGGTTTTCATTTGAAGAATTGAAGAAATGCACGGACAACTTCGCAGAGCACAATGACATTGGGACTGGTGGTTATGGAAag GTTTACCGAGGAACACTTGCTAATGGGCAACAAGTTGCCGTCAAAAGAGCTCAACAGGGATCCATGCAAGGTGGCCTTGAATTCAAATCAGAGATTGAGACACTGAGCAGGGTTCACCATAGGAACCTCGTCAGTCTTGTTGGCTTTTGCTTTGACCAAGGTGAACAAATGTTGGTGTATGAGTATGTTCCAAATGGCTCTCTAAAAGAAAGTCTCTCAG GTAAGTCTGGAATTCGTTTAGATTGGAAAAAGAGACTTTGGGTTGCCCTTGGTGCAGCAAGAGGTCTTACTTACCTACATGAGCTTGCAAACCCCCGGATAGTTCATAGAGATATCAAGTCAAACAACATCCTTCTTGACAATCATCTAAATGCAAAAGTTTCTGATTTTGGTCTCTCTAAGCCAATAGGCGATGAAAATAAAGGTTACATTACAACTCAAGTTAAAGGGACAATG GGCTACTTAGATCCTGAATATTATATGACCCAGCAGTTGACTGAGAAGAGTGATGTGTATAGCTTTGGTGTTCTACTTCTGGAACTGGTAACTGCAAGAAGACCTATAGAGCGAGGACGACACGTTGTAAGGGAGGTTAGGGCTGCTATAGACAAGTCGAAAGAGCTGTGTGGTCTCCATGACCTTGTTGATCCTATAATTGGGTTAGGCACCACACCAGCAGGGTTTGGTCGATTCATCGACCTGGCGATGAAGTGTGTGGAGGAATCTAGTGTTGATCGGCCTTTAATGAGTGAGGTGGTGAAGGAGATTGAGAACATCGTTCCATTGACTGGCATGAACCTGCATGTCAGATCCACTTCGACTTCTGAAAGCTTTGTAACAAGGACTAGGGACCATCCGTACAGCAGCAACTCTTCCTTTGATTACAGTGGTGGGCCATTTTCTCCCAAGATAGAACCTAAGTGA
- the LOC105051546 gene encoding leucine-rich repeat receptor protein kinase HPCA1 isoform X1 has product MVILPIKHLEAISLVSMNHQRLISRGCWVCLLTLIFLTSIISADTLPEEAAALHSLAESWENQPQSWVGLDPCGTNWVGISCSNSHIIIITLPGLGLGGTLSAEIQNLPELVALDLSYNEGLNGPIPQSIGNLVKLRYLVLVGCSFSGNIPPELGNLARLSFLSLNSNNLRGSIPGSLGNLSELTWLDITDNELSGPIPVSSENSLGLDMLTNCKHFHFGKNNLSGAIPPKLFHSDMRLLHVLFDSNSLSGSIPPTIGLVQSLTAIRLDRNHLNGYVPSNLNNLTSLTELHLSNNQLIGPFPNLTGMNALIYLDLSNNSFDESEVPPWFSTLSSLTTIMLEYLKVGGQIPTSLFEFPQLQTVRFRNNQFNGTLDLGTNYSSQLYLVDLQNNDIQKLNYGVYPNQLILDGNPYCNQGGTSDSKDCTVPPQSNSTAYVTPILNCGNIVCPSDQDLSPHCNCSYPYVGTIYFRFITFSNTDNPKHYQVLEEGLSKTFEDNQIPVDSVSVQDPHINNNNYLQIDFWFFPAGKLRFDAYDVAKMSNLFSNVTFKAPSDFGPYYFIARPYTEAELGSKSKKVPVIVGATVGAVVLALIVIILIIFALRQKRKASKAKELSQPFGSWDPSKSSGSAPDLKGPKWFSFEELKKCTDNFAEHNDIGTGGYGKVYRGTLANGQQVAVKRAQQGSMQGGLEFKSEIETLSRVHHRNLVSLVGFCFDQGEQMLVYEYVPNGSLKESLSGKSGIRLDWKKRLWVALGAARGLTYLHELANPRIVHRDIKSNNILLDNHLNAKVSDFGLSKPIGDENKGYITTQVKGTMGYLDPEYYMTQQLTEKSDVYSFGVLLLELVTARRPIERGRHVVREVRAAIDKSKELCGLHDLVDPIIGLGTTPAGFGRFIDLAMKCVEESSVDRPLMSEVVKEIENIVPLTGMNLHVRSTSTSESFVTRTRDHPYSSNSSFDYSGGPFSPKIEPK; this is encoded by the exons ATGGTTATACTGCCAATCAAACACCTTGAAGCTATCTCTTTGGTTTCAATGAATCATCAGAGATTAATCAGTCGAGGCTGTTGGGTGTGTTTGCTGACTCTAATATTTCTGACTTCAATCATCTCTGCAGATACTCTTCCTGAAGAAg CTGCTGCTCTCCATTCACTGGCCGAGAGTTGGGAAAATCAACCTCAAAGCTGGGTCGGTTTGGATCCTTGTGGAACTAATTGGGTTGGAATCAGTTGCTCCAATTCTCACATCATTATTAT AACATTACCAGGATTGGGGCTTGGTGGGACTCTTTCTGCGGAAATTCAGAATCTGCCTGAATTGGTGGCTCT GGACCTGTCTTACAATGAGGGTTTGAATGGACCAATTCCCCAATCTATTGGGAATCTGGTGAAACTAAGATACTT GGTCCTTGTTGGTTGCAGTTTTAGTGGTAATATCCCACCAGAATTAGGCAACCTAGCACGGCTCTCCTTCTT ATCTCTGAATTCTAACAACTTACGTGGATCCATCCCTGGTTCTCTTGGTAACCTGTCAGAACTTACTTGGTTAGATATAACCGACAATGAGCTTTCTGGACCCATTCCTGTCTCCAGTGAAAATAGCCTCGGCCTGGATATGTTGACCAATTGCAAGCACTT TCATTTTGGCAAGAACAATCTCTCTGGAGCCATTCCACCCAAACTCTTCCACTCAGACATGCGTCTGCTACATGT GCTTTTTGATAGCAATAGCTTGTCAGGAAGCATCCCTCCCACGATAGGACTTGTGCAATCCTTGACAGCTAT TCGTCTTGACAGGAATCACTTGAATGGTTATGTTCCTTCAAACCTCAATAATCTTACCAGCCTTACAGAATT GCACTTATCGAACAACCAGCTGATTGGTCCCTTCCCAAACTTAACTGGAATGAATGCGCTTATTTATTT GGACTTGAGCAACAACAGTTTCGATGAGTCGGAAGTTCCACCTTGGTTTTCAACTTTGTCATCATTGACAACAAT AATGTTGGAATACTTAAAAGTTGGAGGGCAAATACCAACGTCTCTATTTGAGTTTCCACAGCTACAGACTGT GAGGTTTAGGAACAACCAGTTTAATGGCACTTTGGATCTAGGAACCAACTACAGCAGCCAGCTCTACCTTGTTGATCTGCAGAACAATGATATTCAAAAACTCAACTATGGAGTGTACCCCAACCAACTAAT ACTTGATGGCAATCCATACTGTAACCAAGGGGGAACAAGTGACAGCAAGGATTGCACAGTTCCACCACAATCCAATTCCACTGCATATGTGACTCCCATATTGAATTGTGGGAACATTGTCTGTCCTTCAGATCAAGACCTCAGTCCTCATTGTAACTGCTCATATCCATATGTGGGCACCATATATTTCAGGTTTATTACCTTCTCAAACACAGATAATCCAAAACATTATCAAGTTCTGGAAGAAGGTCTCTCCAAGACATTTGAGGATAACCAAATTCCGGTGGACTCGGTGTCCGTCCAAGACCCACACATAAATAACAACAACTACCTTCAAATTGATTTCTGGTTCTTTCCAGCTGGAAAGTTACGTTTTGATGCATACGATGTTGCTAAAATGTCGAACTTGTTCAGCAATGTAACCTTCAAGGCCCCATCTGATTTTGGTCCCTATTATTTCATTGCAAGACCATATACGG AAGCTGAATTGGGTTCGAAATCAAAAAAAGTGCCAGTGATTGTTGGAGCAACAGTTGGTGCAGTGGTTCTTGCACTTATAGTTATCATTTTGATCATTTTTGCACTTCGACAAAAGAGAAAGGCTTCAAAGGCTAAAGAATTAAGCCAGCCTTTTG GATCTTGGGACCCGAGCAAAAGCAGTGGTAGCGCTCCAGACTTGAAGGGCCCAAAATGGTTTTCATTTGAAGAATTGAAGAAATGCACGGACAACTTCGCAGAGCACAATGACATTGGGACTGGTGGTTATGGAAag GTTTACCGAGGAACACTTGCTAATGGGCAACAAGTTGCCGTCAAAAGAGCTCAACAGGGATCCATGCAAGGTGGCCTTGAATTCAAATCAGAGATTGAGACACTGAGCAGGGTTCACCATAGGAACCTCGTCAGTCTTGTTGGCTTTTGCTTTGACCAAGGTGAACAAATGTTGGTGTATGAGTATGTTCCAAATGGCTCTCTAAAAGAAAGTCTCTCAG GTAAGTCTGGAATTCGTTTAGATTGGAAAAAGAGACTTTGGGTTGCCCTTGGTGCAGCAAGAGGTCTTACTTACCTACATGAGCTTGCAAACCCCCGGATAGTTCATAGAGATATCAAGTCAAACAACATCCTTCTTGACAATCATCTAAATGCAAAAGTTTCTGATTTTGGTCTCTCTAAGCCAATAGGCGATGAAAATAAAGGTTACATTACAACTCAAGTTAAAGGGACAATG GGCTACTTAGATCCTGAATATTATATGACCCAGCAGTTGACTGAGAAGAGTGATGTGTATAGCTTTGGTGTTCTACTTCTGGAACTGGTAACTGCAAGAAGACCTATAGAGCGAGGACGACACGTTGTAAGGGAGGTTAGGGCTGCTATAGACAAGTCGAAAGAGCTGTGTGGTCTCCATGACCTTGTTGATCCTATAATTGGGTTAGGCACCACACCAGCAGGGTTTGGTCGATTCATCGACCTGGCGATGAAGTGTGTGGAGGAATCTAGTGTTGATCGGCCTTTAATGAGTGAGGTGGTGAAGGAGATTGAGAACATCGTTCCATTGACTGGCATGAACCTGCATGTCAGATCCACTTCGACTTCTGAAAGCTTTGTAACAAGGACTAGGGACCATCCGTACAGCAGCAACTCTTCCTTTGATTACAGTGGTGGGCCATTTTCTCCCAAGATAGAACCTAAGTGA